One stretch of Sardina pilchardus chromosome 17, fSarPil1.1, whole genome shotgun sequence DNA includes these proteins:
- the tmem229a gene encoding transmembrane protein 229A, producing MTARRRDSLRIRPADNAGLRSPKKPRQRDLTSSSSSSTNNNNSSNISAGHTSESMTALPQWMRLYFYGMHGVTLDIVLSSIRRFLDANDFKLLGFSSPYLCIVHSLTHFVLEKVYMQKKCFQGRPFIFHFIFYPSLYIGLQILIGNIFTITDNIRVVSATQLVIHYILALYFTNVFHKGLLHLQYHSPDKRNQAKLAEKKRHLPGLPGILRFLFFGMHGFLDEIIFTSVFNLFEKSDRTLSGHTSLWSFLMYGSCSFVVEKLYMHLHFARGWSTWMRLPIYIVFIYTWEFSWGLALRQYDACSWDYSHYPLNFMGLVTLLYLPGWIVLSLYQDLLSNVLLRIVCTKEESLLGTGVNGRPSSRKAGFKRYIE from the coding sequence ATGACCGCTCGGCGCAGGGATAGCCTGCGAATACGACCGGCGGACAACGCTGGCTTGAGGTCCCCGAAAAAGCCTCGGCAACGAGatctgacaagcagtagcagcagcagcaccaacaacaacaacagcagcaacatcagCGCGGGACACACGAGCGAATCGATGACTGCCTTGCCACAATGGATGCGCCTGTATTTCTACGGGATGCACGGGGTCACGTTGGACATCGTCCTGTCATCGATACGCAGGTTCTTGGATGCCAACGATTTCAAGCTGTTGGGGTTTTCCTCTCCCTACCTCTGCATAGTGCACTCACTGACCCACTTTGTTTTGGAAAAGGTATATATGCAGAAAAAGTGCTTCCAGGGACGCCCTTTTATTTTTCACTTCATTTTCTACCCGTCTCTGTACATTGGCCTGCAAATCTTAATTGGTAACATATTCACAATCACGGACAACATCAGGGTGGTCTCAGCGACACAGCTTGTAATTCATTATATCCTCGCGTTGTACTTCACCAATGTATTTCATAAAGGGTTATTGCACCTGCAGTATCACAGCCCCGACAAACGGAACCAGGCAAAACTGGCGGAGAAGAAGAGACATCTTCCTGGGCTCCCCGGCATTTTGCGATTTCTGTTCTTTGGCATGCACGGTTTCTTAGACGAGATCATCTTCACCTCGGTCTTTAACCTGTTCGAGAAGTCCGACCGAACACTGAGCGGACACACGTCCCTGTGGTCTTTCCTGATGTACGGCAGCTGCAGCTTCGTCGTGGAAAAGCTGTACATGCATTTGCACTTTGCGAGAGGATGGAGCACATGGATGCGTCTCCCCATCTATATCGTGTTCATCTACACTTGGGAGTTTTCGTGGGGACTTGCACTGCGCCAGTACGACGCCTGTTCGTGGGACTACTCGCATTATCCGCTGAATTTTATGGGTCTGGTGACCTTGCTCTATCTCCCCGGTTGGATAGTCCTGAGTCTCTATCAGGACCTCCTGTCAAATGTTCTGCTGCGTATCGTCTGTACCAAAGAGGAGAGCTTACTCGGAACAGGTGTCAATGGACGCCCCTCGTCCAGAAAAGCTGGTTTTAAGCGATACATTGAATAG